One Punica granatum isolate Tunisia-2019 chromosome 3, ASM765513v2, whole genome shotgun sequence genomic window carries:
- the LOC116201101 gene encoding uncharacterized protein LOC116201101, with amino-acid sequence MESSVETQLLPNKISDQPDLLIQDYQRKAIPRHWKRLRLALLVTFAAFSLLVVYRNCKHPQGYMDNFRDEELGTNLPGRRARARFSGRNLKYRNNVGNINCADTVTMMKLTVSDSRESETRAEKVGFSNPERLTGEAEGIDRPTEVNQDGGAFTDENGVPPNAGEAGENELGHDEPEWGPF; translated from the coding sequence ATGGAGTCCTCTGTGGAAACTCAACTTCTCCCGAACAAAATCTCTGATCAACCAGACCTACTGATTCAAGACTACCAAAGGAAAGCCATTCCTCGACACTGGAAGAGACTTCGACTGGCTTTGCTTGTTACATTTGCAGCTTTCTCTTTGTTAGTTGTTTATCGTAACTGCAAGCATCCACAAGGGTACATGGACAATTTCCGGGACGAAGAGCTGGGCACCAATCTTCCGGGACGAAGAGCTCGAGCCCGTTTTTCAGGCAGAAATCTAAAATACCGGAACAATGTCGGTAATATTAACTGTGCAGACACGGTCACGATGATGAAGCTCACGGTCTCGGATTCTCGAGAATCTGAAACCAGAGCCGAGAAGGTCGGTTTCTCCAATCCTGAGAGGCTAACAGGTGAAGCAGAGGGCATCGATCGGCCTACGGAAGTCAATCAGGATGGTGGTGCGTTcactgatgagaatggagTCCCTCCAAATGCTGGTGAAGCAGGAGAAAATGAACTGGGCCACGATGAGCCCGAGTGGGGACCATTTTAG
- the LOC116200015 gene encoding casein kinase 1-like protein HD16 → MPVLRSGSRRGRGGAAAAGKQQLNPSEAGGAIATRTRRRRAAAAAAAVAEPVDNGQRRGKAVDEVGVAVAAANKEVENNINLNRLLAGKEEVAEKPMDGFDSGARSADKAPAGEDEGSTGPLPERVQVGGSPVYRLERKLGKGGFGQVYVGRRVSAGSSNDITTGPGAVEVALKFEHRTSKGCNYGPPYEWQVYSTLGGSHGVPRVHYKGRQGDYYIMVMDMLGPSLWDIWNNNTNTMSIEMVACIAIEAISILEKVHSRGYIHGDVKPENFLLGPPGTPDEKKLFLVDLGLATRWRDSSTGLHVEYDQRPDVFRGTVRYASVHAHLGRTGSRRDDLESLAYTLVFLLRGRLPWQGYQGENKGFLVCKKKMATSPENLCCFCPLPFRLFLEHVVNLKFDEEPKYAKYISLFDGIVGPNPDIRPLNTEGAQKLVFQVGHKRGRPTMEEEDDDGQPKKKVRLGMPATQWISVYNARRPMKQRYHYNVADARLSQHIDKGNEDGLYISSVASSQNLWALIMDAGTGFTSQVYELSPYFLHKEWIMAQWEKNYYISAVAGATNGSSLVVMSKGTQYVQQSYKVSDSFPFKWINKKWKEGFYVTAMGTSGNRWAVVMSRGAGFSDQVIELDFLYPSEGIHRRWDCGYRITATAATGDQAAFVLSVPRRKPVDETQETLRTSAFPSTHVKDKWAKNLYIASVCYGRTVS, encoded by the exons ATGCCGGTGCTGCGTAGCGGTTCGCGCAGGGGCCGGGGAGGAGCAGCAGCGGCAGGGAAGCAGCAGCTGAATCCGAGCGAGGCGGGTGGGGCCATCGCGACGCGGACGCGGCGGAGGAGGGCTGCAGCTGCGGCAGCAGCGGTTGCGGAGCCTGTTGATAACGGCCAGCGGCGTGGGAAGGCGGTTGATGAGGTGGGCGTAGCTGTTGCTGCTGCTAATAAGGAGGTAGAGAATAATATTAACCTCAATCGGCTGTTGGCGGGGAAGGAAGAGGTCGCGGAGAAGCCAATGGATGGATTCGATAGTGGTGCCCGAAGTGCTGACAAGGCTCCTGCTGGGGAAGACGAGGGGAGCACCGGTCCGCTTCCTGAGAGG GTTCAAGTTGGCGGTTCCCCTGTGTATAGATTAGAAAGGAAGTTGGGTAAGGGCGGTTTTGGACAAGTCTATGTCGGTCGACGTGTTTCTGCTGGAAGTTCAAATGATATAACTACTGGCCCAGGAGCTGTAGAG GTGGCTTTAAAATTTGAGCATAGAACTAGCAAAGGATGTAATTATGGACCCCCGTATGAATGGCAGGTCTACAG CACTCTAGGAGGCAGTCATGGTGTCCCACGGGTACACTACAAGGGTCGGCAAGGTGACTATTACATCATG GTAATGGACATGCTGGGGCCGAGCCTATGGGATATTTGGAATAATAACACTAATAC AATGTCCATTGAAATGGTTGCATGTATTGCGATTGAAGCGATATCCATATTGGAGAAGGTGCACTCCAGAGG CTACATTCACGGGGATGTGAAGCCAGAGAATTTCCTGCTTGGTCCTCCTGGGACTCCTGATGAGAAGAAATTGTTCTTGGTTGATCTTGGGTTAG CTACAAGATGGCGCGACAGTTCGACTGGTCTGCATGTTGAGTATGACCAAAGGCCTGATGTTTTCAG GGGAACAGTCCGTTATGCTAGCGTGCATGCTCATTTGGGAAGAACCGGGAGTAGGAGAGATGATCTTGAGTCTCTTGCTTATACCCTTGTTTTTCTCCTCAGAGGTCGTTTGCCTTGGCAGGGTTACCAG GGAGAGAACAAAGGATTTCTTGTTTGCAAGAAAAAGATGGCAACTTCTCCAGAGAATCTCTGCTGCTTCTGTCCGCTGCCATTTCGTCTGTTTCTTGAACATGTGGTGAACTTGAAGTTTGATGAAGAACCTAAATATGCAAAGTACATCTCACTTTTTGATGGGATTGTTGGCCCAAACCCAGATATTAGACCCCTCAACACAGAGGGTGCTCAAAAG CTCGTCTTTCAAGTTGGTCATAAGAGAGGGCGACCGACAATGGAGGAAGAGGATGATGATGGGCAACCCAAGAAGAAGGTCCGTTTGGGAATGCCAGCTACACAATGGATAAGTGTCTATAATGCTCGGCGTCCCATGAAGCAAAG GTATCACTACAATGTGGCTGATGCAAGGCTCAGTCAACACATTGACAAGGGAAATGAAGATGGGTTATATATTAGCAGTGTGGCATCCTCTCAAAACCTCTGGGCCCTAATCATGGATGCTGGCACTGGTTTCACGTCACAGGTCTATGAACTGTCGCCATACTTCCTTCACAAG GAATGGATTATGgcgcaatgggaaaagaattATTACATCAGTGCAGTAGCTGGGGCAACTAATGGGAGTTCGCTGGTGGTAATGTCGAAAG GTACGCAATATGTGCAACAATCGTATAAAGTTAGTGACTCGTTCCCATTCAAGTGGATCAACAAGAAGTGGAAGGAGGGATTCTATGTTACAGCAATGGGCACATCTGGGAATAGGTGGGCTGTAGTCATGTCTCGGGGTGCTGGGTTTTCAGATCAG GTCATTGAATTAGATTTCCTGTATCCTAGCGAAGGCATTCATCGGAGATGGGACTGTGGATACCGTATTACAGCAACTGCTGCAACTGGTGATCAGGCTGCTTTCGTCCTTAGTGTGCCAAGGAGGAAGCCTGTAGATGAGACTCAGGAGACTCTTCGAACTTCCGCTTTTCCTAGCACCCACGTAAAG GACAAGTGGGCAAAGAATCTCTACATTGCATCGGTCTGTTACGGGAGAACTGTTTCGTGA
- the LOC116198711 gene encoding GATA transcription factor 9-like produces MAMEVSECCVGVGYCGAGGADFYPEKKAGEQFTVDDLLDFSNEDVMGSGDGGFLDNVGANSADSSTATAVDSCNSTLSGGDNQFSGSFGSRSFGDSSFSGELCVPYDDLAELEWLSNFVEDSFSTKHNLQQPLHIITVPNSKPTTPESSSSDAPAAGPEQPSDAAQHHAIFLPETPLPSKSRSKRSRAAPCDWTTRLLHLTPAASAAVKPPKTSALKKQREAQGPTEPRKCLHCASEKTPQWRTGPMGPKTLCNACGVRYKSGRLVPEYRPAASPTFVSTRHSNSHRKVLELRRQREMQRVHQHGHHPPHQFVGQSPMFTRPGSNGVDEFLIGHCGGPGFRQLM; encoded by the exons ATGGCGATGGAGGTGTCGGAGTGCTGCGTCGGCGTTGGGTACTGCGGCGCGGGGGGTGCCGATTTCTACCCGGAGAAGAAGGCCGGAGAGCAGTTCACCGTGGACGACCTGCTTGATTTCTCCAATGAGGACGTTATGGGGAGCGGGGACGGCGGCTTCCTCGACAATGTGGGGGCAAACTCTGCGGACTCCTCCACGGCCACCGCGGTCGACAGCTGCAACTCCACCCTCTCCGGCGGGGACAACCAGTTCTCCGGCAGCTTCGGCTCCCGGAGCTTCGGCGACTCCAGCTTCTCCGGCGAGCTCTGCGTTCCG TATGACGACTTGGCGGAGCTGGAATGGCTGTCGAATTTCGTGGAGGACTCATTCTCTACCAAGCACAACCTCCAGCAGCCTCTCCATATCATCACCGTCCCCAATTCCAAGCCCACCACCCCGGAGTCATCCTCCTCGGACGCCCCGGCGGCCGGCCCCGAGCAGCCCTCGGACGCTGCCCAACACCATGCCATTTTCCTACCAGAGACCCCTCTCCCCTCCAAGTCCCGCAGCAAGCGGTCCCGTGCCGCCCCCTGCGACTGGACCACCCGCCTCCTCCACCTCACCCCTGCTGCCTCTGCCGCCGTGAAGCCGCCCAAGACTTCAGCCCTCAAGAAGCAGCGCGAAGCACAGGGCCCCACTGAGCCGAGGAAGTGCCTCCACTGCGCGTCAGAGAAGACCCCGCAATGGCGCACTGGCCCCATGGGCCCGAAGACCCTCTGCAATGCGTGCGGTGTCCGGTACAAGTCGGGCCGGCTCGTGCCAGAGTACCGGCCCGCGGCGAGCCCCACGTTCGTGTCAACAAGGCACTCCAACTCGCACCGGAAGGTCCTGGAGCTACGGCGGCAGAGGGAAATGCAGAGGGTCCACCAGCACGGTCATCACCCGCCCCACCAGTTCGtcggccaaagcccgatgttTACGAGGCCGGGATCCAACGGTGTCGATGAGTTCCTGATCGGCCACTGCGGTGGGCCTGGCTTTAGGCAGCTGATGTAG
- the LOC116201815 gene encoding protein transport protein SEC13 homolog B-like: protein MPPQKFETGHQDTVHDVAMDYYGKQIATSSSDHTIKIVGVSNSGSQHLATLTGHQGPVWEVAWAHPKFGSLLASCSYDGRVIIWKEGNQNEWTQYYVFDDHKSSVNSVAWAPHELGLCLACGSSDGNISVLTARPDGGWDTSRIEQAHPVGVTSVSWAPSTAPGALVRPGLLEPVQKLCSGGCDNTVKVWKLSNGIWKMDCFPALHLHTDWVRDVAWAPNLGLPKSTIASASEDGRVIIWTVAKEGDQWEGKVLHDFKTPVWRVSWSLTGNILAVADGNNNVTLWNEAVDGEWQQVSTVDL, encoded by the coding sequence ATGCCTCCTCAGAAGTTTGAAACTGGGCACCAAGACACTGTCCACGACGTGGCCATGGATTACTATGGCAAGCAAATTGCCACATCGTCATCAGACCACACCATTAAGATCGTCGGAGTGAGCAACTCCGGGTCTCAGCATCTTGCCACTCTGACTGGTCACCAAGGGCCTGTCTGGGAAGTAGCTTGGGCTCACCCTAAATTTGGGTCTCTCCTTGCTTCTTGCTCGTATGATGGGCGGGTCATTATCTGGAAGGAAGGCAATCAGAATGAGTGGACCCAATACTATGTCTTCGATGATCACAAATCATCTGTCAACTCAGTTGCTTGGGCTCCTCATGAACTGGGTCTATGCTTGGCATGTGGGTCATCGGATGGAAATATATCTGTTTTGACTGCAAGGCCTGATGGCGGTTGGGACACATCAAGAATAGAGCAGGCACATCCTGTGGGTGTGACTTCCGTCTCGTGGGCTCCATCAACAGCCCCAGGTGCCCTTGTTCGTCCAGGCCTACTAGAGCCAGTTCAGAAGCTTTGCTCAGGTGGCTGCGATAACACTGTGAAGGTGTGGAAACTGTCTAACGGGATATGGAAAATGGACTGCTTTCCAGCACTCCACCTGCACACCGACTGGGTCAGAGATGTTGCTTGGGCACCAAACTTGGGCCTTCCCAAGTCCACCATCGCCAGTGCCTCAGAGGACGGGAGGGTCATCATATGGACTGTAGCTAAGGAAGGCGACCAGTGGGAAGGAAAGGTGTTACATGACTTCAAGACTCCTGTTTGGAGGGTCTCGTGGTCATTGACAGGGAACATTCTTGCCGTGGCCGATGGGAACAATAACGTGACCTTATGGAATGAAGCTGTTGATGGGGAATGGCAGCAGGTCTCTACGGTGGATCTTTAA
- the LOC116200014 gene encoding ABC transporter G family member 35 translates to MDGHGFERARSWRQTSRNMSRSISRSMSRSGWGMEGAFASQRNSTRTSRYDEDEEALKWAAIEKLPTYDRLRTSILQSFVENQDTIEKQINKAVDVRKLDMNDRQQFIDRIFKVAEEDNERFLRKFRNRIDKVGIQLPTVEVRFEHLTIEADCYVGSRALPTLLNAAENIAESALGLVGIRWAKRTKLTILKDVSGIVKPSRMALLLGPPSSGKTSLLLALAGKLDPTLNVRGQVTYNGHKFNEFVPQKTSAYISQNDVHVGEMTVKETLDFSARCQGVGTRYELLTELASREKDAGIFPEPEVDLFMKATAMKGVESSLITDYTLKILGLDICRDTIVGDEMQRGISGGQKKRVTTGEMIVGPTKTVFMDEISTGLDSSTTFQIVKCLQQVAQLTDATILMSLLQPAPETFDLFDDIILLSEGQIVYQGPREHVVEFFERCGFQCPERKGTADFLQEVTSKKDQEQYWADRTRPYKYVPVSEFAARFKQFHVGMRLDNELSIPFDKSRSHPAALVFTKHSVPTLELLKASFDKEWLLIKKNAFVYIFKTVQIIIVAVIAATVFIRSHMHSRDESDGRLYIGALLFSMVINMFNGFAELSMSIMRLPVFYKQRDLLFHPPWMYTLPNFVLRVPISVLETVVFMIITYYSIGFAPEASRFFKQMLLVFLIQQMAAGLYRVIAGVCRTEIIASTGGALMLLLVFLLGGFIIPKSSIPNWWGWGYWASPLSYGFNAFAVNEMFAPRWMNKTAFDGETKVGEKVLQDFDVPRDENWYWIGAAALFGFIILFNVLFTFALMYLNPFGKPQAIVSEEAAKEKEGEQDESFSGGYGTKRDPMPRPLSAADGNNTREMELRRMSSRTNPYGLSRNADSTLETANGVAPKRGMVLPFTPLAMSFDDVNYYVDMPPEMKEQGVNEDRLQLLREVTGAFRPGVLTALMGVSGAGKTTLMDVLAGRKTGGYIEGDVRISGFPKKQETFARISGYCEQNDIHSPQVTVRESLIYSAFLRLSKEVSKEEKTTFVDQVMDLVELDNLKDALVGLPGVTGLSTEQRKRLTIAVELVANPSIIFMDEPTSGLDARAAAIVMRTVRNTVDTGRTVVCTIHQPSIDIFEAFDELLLMKRGGQLIYFGPLGTNSQKVIEYFEAIPGVLKIKDKYNPATWMLEVSSVAAEVRLGMDFAEYYKSSSLYKRNKDMVNELSTPPPGAKDLYFPTQYSQSSWGQFKSCLWKQWWTYWRSPDYNLVRYFFTLATALMVGTIFWKVGNRRENPGDLMMVIGAMYAAVLFVGINNCSTVQPVVAIERTVFYRERAAGMYSALPYALAQVICELPYVFVQTTYYTLIVYAMVSFEWVAKKFLWFFFISFFSFLYFTYYGMMTVSITPNQQVAAIFAAAFYALFNLFSGFFIPRPKIPKWWIWYYWICPVAWTVYGLVASQYGDVTQTIQVTGATPDQLPLNDYIKQQFGYDADFMAPVATVLVGFTVFFAFMFAYCIKALNFQMR, encoded by the exons ATGGATGGGCACGGGTTCGAGAGGGCCCGGTCGTGGAGGCAGACGAGCCGAAACATGAGCCGGAGCATAAGCAGGAGCATGAGTCGGAGCGGTTGGGGGATGGAGGGCGCGTTCGCCAGCCAGAGGAACTCCACGCGAACCAGTCGGTACGATGAGGACGAGGAAGCCCTCAAGTGGGCCGCCATAGAGAAGCTGCCTACTTACGACAGGCTGAGGACGAGCATTCTGCAGTCGTTCGTGGAGAATCAAGATACCATTGAGAAGCAGATCAACAAGGCAGTGGACGTCCGGAAACTGGACATGAATGACCGGCAGCAGTTCATAGACCGGATCTTCAAggtggccgaggaagacaacgAGAGGTTCTTGAGGAAATTCAGGAATAGGATCGACAA GGTAGGGATTCAACTTCCGACGGTTGAAGTTAGGTTCGAACACTTGACAATAGAAGCCGACTGCTATGTAGGCAGCAGAGCGCTCCCAACGCTTTTGAACGCCGCCGAAAACATCGCGGAGTCGGCTCTTGGTCTGGTTGGCATCAGATGGGCCAAGAGGACGAAACTCACCATCCTCAAAGATGTCTCTGGCATCGTGAAACCCTCGAG AATGGCCCTTCTGTTGGGCCCGCCATCCTCAGGGAAGACAAGCCTTCTGTTGGCTCTAGCAGGGAAGTTGGATCCGACTCTGAAT GTGCGAGGACAGGTGACCTACAATGGACATAAGTTCAACGAGTTTGTGCCACAGAAGACGTCGGCGTACATCAGCCAGAACGATGTTCATGTCGGGGAAATGACGGTGAAGGAGACCTTGGATTTCTCAGCAAGATGCCAAGGCGTTGGAACACGATATG AGCTTCTAACTGAGCTTGCAAGTAGGGAAAAAGATGCTGGGATCTTTCCAGAGCCTGAAGTTGATCTTTTTATGAAG GCAACAGCAATGAAAGGAGTAGAGAGTAGTCTTATCACTGACTACACATTGAAA ATATTAGGGCTCGACATATGTCGGGACACGATTGTCGGGGATGAGATGCAACGTGGGATATCTGGTGGACAGAAAAAAAGAGTCACCACAG GAGAGATGATTGTTGGGCCGACCAAGACCGTGTTTATGGATGAGATATCGACCGGGCTGGACAGTTCCACAACATTTCAAATAGTGAAGTGCCTGCAGCAGGTCGCACAACTTACTGATGCCACCATCCTGATGTCCCTTCTCCAGCCTGCTCCTGAGACATTTGATCTCTTCGATGACATCATCCTTCTTTCCGAAGGCCAGATTGTCTATCAAGGTCCCCGCGAGCATGTGGTCGAGTTTTTTGAGCGCTGTGGATTCCAGTGCCCGGAGAGGAAGGGAACTGCAGATTTCTTGCAAGAGGTCACGTCAAAAAAGGACCAGGAGCAGTACTGGGCGGACCGCACCAGGCCCTACAAATACGTTCCAGTTTCCGAGTTTGCAGCCCGTTTCAAGCAGTTCCATGTTGGCATGAGGCTTGACAATGAGCTATCGATACCATTTGACAAGTCCCGGAGCCACCCTGCTGCCCTGGTCTTCACCAAGCACTCCGTCCCCACGCTCGAGCTCCTGAAGGCCTCCTTCGACAAGGAGTGGCTGCTGATCAAGAAGAATGCTTTTGTATACATCTTCAAGACTGTCCAGATCATCATTGTGGCCGTCATCGCAGCTACGGTGTTCATCCGGAgccacatgcactctagggaCGAAAGTGATGGCAGGCTCTATATCGGGGCCCTGCTCTTCTCGATGGTCATAAACATGTTCAATGGATTCGCGGAGCTGTCCATGTCCATAATGAGGCTTCCTGTATTCTACAAGCAGAGGGACCTCCTCTTCCACCCCCCATGGATGTACACCCTCCCAAACTTTGTGCTCAGGGTCCCGATTTCAGTCTTGGAGACTGTCGTCTTTATGATCATCACATATTACTCCATCGGGTTCGCCCCCGAGGCCAGCAG GTTCTTCAAGCAGATGTTGTTGGTATTTTTGATCCAACAAATGGCAGCAGGGCTTTACAGAGTCATTGCTGGAGTTTGCCGGACGGAGATTATTGCCAGCACTGGCGGTGCTCTCATGCTCCTTCTCGTGTTCTTGCTCGGAGGTTTCATCATTCCTAAAA GTTCGATCCCAAACTGGTGGGGGTGGGGGTACTGGGCATCACCACTTTCATATGGATTCAATGCCTTCGCCGTCAACGAGATGTTTGCTCCTCGCTGGATGAATAAAacg GCTTTCGACGGTGAGACAAAGGTAGGTGAAAAGGTGCTCCAGGATTTCGATGTGCCCCGAGACGAGAACTGGTACTGGATTGGGGCAGCAGCGCTTTTCGGATTCATAATCCTCTTCAACGTGCTCTTCACCTTCGCTCTTATGTACCTGAACC CTTTTGGGAAACCACAAGCGATAGTATCAGAGGAAGCAGCAAAGGAGAAGGAGGGTGAGCAAGACGAATCATTCTCGGGAGGATATGGGACTAAGAGAGATCCGATGCCTAGACCACTCTCAGCTGCTGATGGAAACAACACAA GAGAAATGGAGCTCAGAAGGATGAGCAGCCGAACGAATCCCTATGGTCTGAGTCGAAATGCTGATTCAACTCTTGAAACAGCAAATGGTGTCGCTCCGAAGAGAGGAATGGTTCTTCCCTTCACTCCATTAGCAATGTCCTTTGATGATGTTAATTACTACGTGGACATGCCCCCG GAGATGAAGGAACAAGGGGTGAATGAAGACAGGCTTCAACTGCTCCGGGAAGTCACAGGTGCCTTCCGTCCTGGAGTCCTGACGGCGCTGATGGGGGTCAGTGGAGCCGGAAAGACGACCCTCATGGATGTCCTGGCTGGAAGAAAGACGGGAGGTTACATTGAGGGCGATGTCAGGATATCCGGATTTCCCAAGAAGCAGGAGACCTTCGCTAGGATCTCTGGATACTGTGAGCAGAACGATATCCACTCGCCCCAAGTCACTGTGAGGGAGTCATTGATTTACTCGGCTTTCCTCCGGTTATCCAAGGAAGTCAGCAAGGAAGAAAAGAcg ACTTTTGTGGACCAAGTGATGGACCTCGTGGAGCTGGACAATCTCAAGGATGCCCTGGTCGGACTCCCCGGGGTCACAGGTCTATCAACGGAGCAGAGAAAGAGGCTAACAATAGCAGTGGAGCTGGTCGCGAATCCTTCTATCATATTTATGGATGAGCCGACATCAGGACTGGATGCGCGTGCTGCTGCCATTGTCATGAGGACCGTGAGGAACACAGTGGACACTGGAAGGACTGTCGTCTGCACGATCCATCAGCCTAGCATTGATATCTTCGAAGCCTTCGATGAG TTGCTACTGATGAAGAGAGGAGGACAGTTGATTTACTTTGGACCTCTGGGTACGAACTCTCAAAAGGTCATCGAGTACTTTGAG GCCATCCCCGGAGTTCTGAAGATTAAAGATAAGTATAATCCTGCAACGTGGATGCTGGAAGTGAGCTCAGTAGCTGCGGAAGTCCGGCTTGGAATGGACTTCGCCGAGTACTACAAGTCTTCATCTTTGTACAA GAGAAACAAGGATATGGTTAACGAACTGAGCACGCCGCCTCCCGGAGCAAAGGATCTGTACTTCCCGACGCAGTACTCTCAGTCATCGTGGGGACAGTTCAAGTCCTGCCTCTGGAAGCAGTGGTGGACTTATTGGAGGAGCCCGGACTATAACCTCGTGAGATATTTCTTCACATTGGCCACGGCGCTCATGGTTGGCACGATATTTTGGAAGGTCGGCAACAGAAG GGAAAATCCTGGTGATCTCATGATGGTGATCGGAGCTATGTATGCAGCAGTGCTGTTCGTTGGAATCAACAACTGTTCCACTGTGCAGCCTGTGGTAGCTATCGAGAGAACAGTATTTTATCGAGAGAGAGCCGCCGGAATGTACTCTGCTTTACCATATGCACTTGCTCAG GTGATTTGTGAGCTGCCATACGTGTTTGTCCAAACGACATACTACACGCTGATAGTTTATGCGATGGTGAGCTTCGAATGGGTGGCAAAGAAGTTCTTGTGGTTCTTCTTCAtcagcttcttctccttcctctacTTCACGTACTACGGCATGATGACCGTCTCCATTACCCCGAACCAGCAGGTGGCCGCCATCTTCGCCGCTGCCTTCTACGCCCTCTTCAACCTCTTCTCCGGCTTTTTCATTCCCCGACCG AAAATCCCGAAATGGTGGATATGGTACTACTGGATTTGCCCCGTGGCATGGACAGTGTACGGACTAGTCGCTTCGCAATACGGGGATGTTACCCAGACCATCCAAGTAACCGGCGCCACGCCCGACCAACTGCCTCTCAATGACTACATAAAGCAACAGTTTGGGTATGATGCAGATTTCATGGCCCCTGTCGCAACCGTCCTGGTAGGCTTCACGGTCTTCTTCGCGTTCATGTTCGCCTACTGCATCAAGGCTCTCAACTTCCAAATGAGGTAG